In the Burkholderia contaminans genome, TCGTGTGGCAGGACAGCCGCTTCAACGGCGGCACATACGACGAGATTGCGGTATCGACGTCGAAGGACGGCGGCGCGACCTGGAGCGCGCCACAACAGTTGAACACGCCGACCGGACGCCCCGCGTTCAATCCGTCGGTGCGCGTCGACAACACGGGGGCCGTGATGGTCACGTACTACGACTTCCGCGACCTGCAGGCCGGCAACACCACGACGCTGCCGACCGGCTTCTGGCGCAAGATCTCGCATGACGGCGGCACGACGTTCGCCGACGAGCGGCGTGTGGGCGGCCCGTTCGACATGAAGCTCGCGCCCAATGCCGAAGGTTTCTTCATCGGCGACTACCAGGGGCTCGACGTGCTTCCGTCGTCGTCGTTCCATCCGTTCTTCGTCCAGACCAACGCGGGCAACCTGACGAACCGCACCGACGTGTTCTTCGCACCATGACGCTTGCATGACCGCCACGCCGCCGCACGACGCGATGCTTCGCGCGGCGGCGCGTGCGTGTTTACGGCATCAATGCATGTCGGTCAGCACGATGCGCCCGTCGACCTTGCCTTCGCGCAGCTTTGCGAACACGTCGTTGATGTTGCCGAGCCGGTCGCGATGGATATGCGCGCGCACCAGGCCATCGGCCGCGAAGTCGAGCGATTCCTGCAGGTCGCGCCGCGTCCCGACGATCGACCCGCGCACGGTGATGCCGTTCAGCACCGTGGAGAAGATCGGCAACGGGAAATCGCCGGGCGGCAAGCCGTTGAGCGCCACCGTGCCGCCGCGCCGCACCATCCCGAGCGCCTGCGCGAACGCGCTGCGCGACACGGCCGTGACGAGCACGCCGTGCGCACCGCCGATCTCCTTCTGGATCACCTTGGCCGGATCGTCGGTCGACGCGTCGATCGTCAGTTCCGCGCCGAGCTGCCGCGCCAGCGCGAGCTTGTCGGGTGAAATGTCGATGGCCGCGACGTGCAGCCCCATTGCGCGCGCATACTGCACGGCCACGTGCCCGAGGCCGCCGATGCCGGAAATCGCGAGCCATTGGCCCGGGCGCGTATCGGTGACGCGAATGCCCTTGTAGACGGTGACACCCGCGCACAGGATCGGCGCGATCTCGTCGAACGCGACCTGCGCGGGCAAATGGCCGACGTAGTCGGGATCGGCCAGCACGTATTCCGCGTAGCTGCCGTTCACCGAATAACCGGTGTTCTGCTGGCCGTGGCACAGCGTTTCCCAGCCCGTGTGGCAGTACTCGCAATGGCCGCAGGCCGTGTAGAGCCAGGGCACGCCCACGCGGTCCCCCTCGCGCACGTGCGTGACGCCCGCACCGACCGCCGCGACGATGCCCACGCCTTCATGCCCCGGAATGAACGGCAACGTCGGCTTGACGGGCCAGTCGCCGTCGGCTGCGTGCAGGTCGGTATGGCATACGCCCGATGCCTTGATGTTGACGAGGATCTGGCCGGGCCCCGGCGTCGGCACGGGCACTTCCTCGATGCGCAGCGGTTCGCCGAATGCGTGCACGACGGCCGCTTTCATGGTTTGGGTCATAGGTCGCTCCTGCCTGGTCGATGAGCGACCCAGTATCCGGCTTCGGAATCGACCGACGTTGATACGTATCAACACGCGGGGCAATGCACGACGATGGCCATCGCTACAAGACGTCGCACCGTTGCGCGACGCTGAATCGCACTGGCCGCTGATTCAGGCGCGGATGTCCGCGTCCGGCGCATCGATCAGCGCAGGGCCGCTTCCGGCGGGCCGCTTCGACGGACACCGAACACCGAACGCGGGCAACACGCACGGGGCCGACGTATCGGCAACGCGTCGGCGCGCGCATCGCATCACCCGGTTCAGGCGATCGTTACGAACACCGCGCAGACAGTTTCCGCTCCCGCCGCCATTTCACCCTTCCGACAGAAACCCGACAGGATCCCGCCATCCGGCTTGGATTTTGAAATGATATAACATATCATTTCGCATGCTCGTCCGCCTGACGCCGTTCCACTTCGGGTGGCCGGGCCTCGCCGAGCCATGTTCCAACGGGTCACTGCGCGTCGCAGACGCAACAATATATCGTATCCAGCCGTGATCCGCATCGCTCGTTATCCGATCCGATTCCAACCGATTCACCGACCATGCGCGACCTCCCTCGTCTACCGCTTCGCCCGCTCTCGTCCCTTTCGCTGATGGTGTTCGCCGCCGTCGCGCACGCGCAGACCGAACCGCCCGCCGCGTCCGGCACGCCGCCGGCCACCACGCTCGCCCCGATCTTCGTGACCGCGAACCCGCTCGGCGACAACGAACTGATCGCGCCGACCGCCCAGCTTTCCGGCGACGCGCTGACGCGCCGCCAGGCCGATTCGCTCGGCGAAACGCTGAACGGGCTGCCCGGCGTGTCGACCACCACCTACGGGCCGATGGTCGGCCGCCCGATCATCCGCGGGATGGATGGCGACCGGATCCGGCTGCTGCAGAACGGCGTCGCGGCGTACGACGCGTCGTCGCTGTCATACGAC is a window encoding:
- the adhP gene encoding alcohol dehydrogenase AdhP; translation: MTQTMKAAVVHAFGEPLRIEEVPVPTPGPGQILVNIKASGVCHTDLHAADGDWPVKPTLPFIPGHEGVGIVAAVGAGVTHVREGDRVGVPWLYTACGHCEYCHTGWETLCHGQQNTGYSVNGSYAEYVLADPDYVGHLPAQVAFDEIAPILCAGVTVYKGIRVTDTRPGQWLAISGIGGLGHVAVQYARAMGLHVAAIDISPDKLALARQLGAELTIDASTDDPAKVIQKEIGGAHGVLVTAVSRSAFAQALGMVRRGGTVALNGLPPGDFPLPIFSTVLNGITVRGSIVGTRRDLQESLDFAADGLVRAHIHRDRLGNINDVFAKLREGKVDGRIVLTDMH